Proteins from a single region of Streptobacillus ratti:
- a CDS encoding sugar kinase has translation MKKVLLVGEAMMLLMAEDGENLSSVKKYLTGIAGAELNVCVGLTRLGFFCEYLTRIGNDPFGEKIQDFLKKENIGMKYIEIDNENKTGLQLKSKVENGDPLTYYFRKGSAASKISKKDIEKINIDEFDLIHITGIPLALNDNLREAIIYLMDKAKAKGKYITFDPNLRPSIWENEETMIRVINDVSKKADLILPGINEAEILLKKHNIDEIVREYNKMGISNIVLKEGEKGSHYYIKDKHYFMPSFKVEKVVDTVGAGDGFAVGIISSILDGLSYEEMLKRANAIGAIQVGYRSDNEGLPNKEQLDRFIKNNK, from the coding sequence ATGAAAAAGGTATTATTAGTTGGAGAAGCTATGATGCTTCTTATGGCTGAAGATGGAGAAAATCTATCTTCTGTTAAAAAATATTTAACAGGCATAGCAGGTGCAGAATTAAATGTATGTGTAGGTTTAACAAGACTTGGTTTTTTTTGTGAATACTTAACTAGAATAGGTAATGATCCTTTTGGTGAGAAAATACAAGATTTTCTTAAAAAGGAAAATATAGGAATGAAATATATTGAAATAGATAATGAAAATAAGACGGGCTTACAATTAAAATCTAAAGTAGAAAATGGAGATCCTTTAACATACTACTTTAGAAAAGGTTCGGCTGCAAGTAAGATATCTAAAAAAGATATTGAAAAAATAAATATAGATGAATTTGATTTAATACATATAACTGGGATACCTTTAGCATTAAATGATAATTTAAGAGAAGCTATAATATATTTAATGGATAAAGCTAAAGCAAAAGGGAAATATATTACATTTGATCCTAATTTAAGACCATCTATATGGGAAAATGAAGAAACTATGATAAGGGTAATTAATGATGTTTCTAAAAAAGCTGATTTGATATTACCTGGTATAAATGAAGCTGAAATATTATTGAAAAAACATAATATTGATGAAATAGTTAGAGAATATAATAAGATGGGAATAAGTAATATAGTATTAAAAGAGGGAGAAAAAGGTTCTCATTATTACATTAAAGATAAACACTATTTTATGCCAAGTTTCAAAGTAGAAAAAGTTGTAGATACTGTAGGTGCAGGAGATGGATTTGCAGTTGGTATAATATCAAGTATATTAGATGGACTATCTTATGAAGAAATGCTTAAAAGAGCAAATGCAATAGGTGCAATACAGGTAGGATATAGGAGTGATAATGAGGGACTTCCTAATAAAGAACAATTAGATAGATTCATTAAAAATAATAAATAG